One Pseudomonadota bacterium DNA window includes the following coding sequences:
- a CDS encoding type II secretion system F family protein, with the protein MAETATVKQIPFLWEGKDRRGNRVKGKTIAASETAVRSELRRQGVLPSRIRKQRKPMSEGTITTTDIALFSRQLATMMTSGVPLVQAFEIIGNGHEKPAMQKLVLSIKASVEGGTSLAESLAKHPLYFDDLFVNLVEAGEQAGALETLLDKIATYKEKTEAIKKKIQKALFYPMAVLVVALVVTAILLIFVIPQFENMFKGFGADLPTFTKMVITASEFVRGPGGLGMLFGGGAAVWGFLFAKKRSKRLRVFLDVLSLRMPIFGSILRKASIARFARTLSTMFSAGVPLVEALESVAGASGNHVYESAILRMRDEVATGQRLYRSMESTELFPNMVVQMISIGEESGSIDQMDAKVADFYEEDVDNAVDSLSSLLEPLIMAILGVLVGGLVVAMYLPIFKMASVVS; encoded by the coding sequence ATGGCTGAGACCGCTACCGTCAAGCAGATCCCCTTCCTGTGGGAGGGCAAGGATCGCCGCGGCAACCGCGTCAAGGGCAAGACCATCGCCGCCAGCGAGACCGCTGTCCGCTCGGAGCTGCGCCGCCAAGGCGTGCTGCCGTCGAGAATTCGAAAGCAGCGCAAGCCCATGTCCGAGGGCACGATTACCACCACGGACATCGCGCTGTTCTCACGCCAGCTAGCCACCATGATGACCTCCGGCGTTCCGCTGGTGCAGGCCTTCGAGATCATCGGCAACGGCCACGAGAAACCGGCGATGCAAAAGCTGGTGCTCTCGATCAAGGCAAGCGTGGAAGGCGGCACGAGCCTCGCCGAGTCGCTGGCCAAGCACCCGCTCTACTTCGACGACCTATTCGTGAACCTCGTCGAAGCGGGCGAGCAGGCCGGTGCCCTGGAGACGCTGCTCGACAAGATCGCCACCTATAAGGAGAAGACCGAGGCGATCAAAAAGAAGATTCAGAAGGCCCTGTTCTACCCGATGGCGGTGTTGGTCGTCGCCCTGGTGGTCACGGCGATCCTGCTGATCTTCGTGATTCCCCAGTTCGAGAACATGTTCAAGGGCTTTGGCGCCGACCTGCCCACCTTCACCAAGATGGTCATCACCGCGTCGGAGTTCGTGCGCGGCCCCGGCGGGCTAGGCATGCTCTTCGGCGGCGGCGCCGCCGTGTGGGGATTCCTCTTCGCTAAGAAACGCTCCAAGCGTCTGCGCGTCTTCCTCGATGTGCTTTCCCTGCGCATGCCGATCTTCGGCTCCATCCTGCGTAAGGCATCCATCGCGCGCTTCGCGCGCACGCTCTCGACCATGTTCAGCGCCGGCGTTCCCCTGGTCGAAGCCTTGGAGTCCGTGGCCGGGGCCTCGGGCAACCACGTCTACGAGAGCGCCATTCTGCGCATGCGCGACGAGGTCGCCACGGGCCAACGCCTGTATCGCTCCATGGAGTCGACAGAGCTGTTCCCCAATATGGTGGTTCAGATGATCTCCATCGGCGAGGAGTCCGGCTCCATCGACCAGATGGACGCCAAGGTAGCGGACTTCTACGAAGAGGACGTGGACAACGCCGTAGACAGCCTCTCGAGCCTGCTGGAGCCTCTCATCATGGCGATATTGGGCGTGCTAGTGGGCGGCCTGGTCGTAGCCATGTATCTGCCGATCTTCAAGATGGCCTCGGTGGTGAGCTAA
- the sucC gene encoding ADP-forming succinate--CoA ligase subunit beta: protein MNLHEYQSKQLFADAGIPVPQGKAVTNADDAIVAAREIGTDVVVVKAQVHAGGRGKGGGVKVVRSPEEAGEAATGMLGTQLVTPQTTAQGLPVGAVLVEAGSAIAKEFYLGLLLDRGARRLTFLASAAGGMDIEHVAATTPEKIVRAVVNPAAGLQPFQIRRLAFGLGLTEKDQMKSFSKIVTALYDLYLRHDASLVEINPLIVTEGGDLLALDAKINIEDNALFRQPAIALLRDESQEDEMERVAHDHDLNYVSLDGDIACMVNGAGLAMATMDIIQLHGGSPANFLDVGGNATSERVSHAFRLILSNERVTAILINIFGGIVRCDLIAEGIIDAVQTVGVPVPVVVRLEGTNAAKGRELLAASGLAIIPAEDLTDAASKVVAAAGEKA, encoded by the coding sequence ATGAATCTTCACGAGTATCAGTCGAAACAACTGTTCGCCGACGCCGGGATTCCGGTGCCGCAGGGCAAGGCGGTGACCAACGCAGACGACGCGATTGTCGCGGCGCGCGAGATCGGCACCGACGTGGTGGTGGTCAAGGCACAGGTGCATGCCGGCGGTCGCGGCAAGGGCGGTGGCGTCAAGGTGGTGCGGTCGCCGGAAGAGGCGGGCGAAGCAGCGACGGGCATGCTCGGCACCCAGCTGGTCACGCCGCAGACGACCGCCCAGGGCTTGCCCGTCGGGGCCGTACTGGTCGAGGCCGGCTCGGCGATCGCTAAGGAGTTCTACCTGGGACTGCTGTTGGATCGGGGCGCGCGACGGCTGACGTTCCTGGCGTCGGCGGCGGGCGGCATGGACATCGAGCACGTGGCGGCGACCACGCCGGAGAAGATCGTGCGGGCCGTGGTGAACCCGGCGGCAGGCCTGCAGCCCTTTCAGATTCGGCGTCTCGCGTTTGGTCTTGGCCTGACCGAGAAGGACCAGATGAAGTCATTTTCCAAGATCGTCACCGCGCTGTACGACCTGTATCTGCGCCATGACGCCAGCCTGGTGGAGATCAACCCCTTGATCGTCACCGAGGGCGGCGACCTCCTCGCGCTCGATGCGAAGATCAACATCGAGGACAACGCCCTGTTCCGCCAGCCGGCCATCGCGCTGCTGCGAGACGAGTCGCAGGAAGACGAGATGGAGCGCGTGGCCCACGACCACGATCTTAACTACGTTTCCCTGGACGGTGACATCGCCTGCATGGTGAATGGTGCCGGACTCGCTATGGCCACCATGGACATCATTCAGCTGCACGGCGGGTCGCCGGCCAACTTCCTCGATGTCGGTGGCAACGCGACCAGCGAGCGCGTCTCTCATGCGTTCCGCCTGATCCTCTCAAACGAGCGGGTAACGGCAATCCTGATCAATATTTTCGGCGGCATCGTACGCTGTGACCTGATCGCAGAGGGCATCATCGATGCGGTGCAAACGGTGGGTGTGCCAGTGCCTGTCGTGGTGCGCCTGGAGGGTACCAACGCGGCCAAGGGGCGGGAGCTGTTAGCCGCGAGTGGCCTCGCCATCATTCCCGCTGAGGATCTGACCGACGCCGCTTCCAAGGTGGTTGCTGCCGCAGGAGAAAAGGCATGA
- a CDS encoding sigma-54 dependent transcriptional regulator has protein sequence MGATSRRPRALVVDDEPDICELIALTLERLDVETRVAGDLAGAARALKQTDFELCLTDLRLPDGSGLELVERIAMHHEDLPVAVITAHGDVESAVNALKLGAFDFVSKPVELDELRRLVNTALRVSPSSDQQRPTTKLLGKSEPMLDLQRMIARVAKVQAPVHIYGEAGVGKELVARLIHESGPRAEQPFIPVNCGAIPSELMESEFFGHKKGSFTSATSDKLGLFQTAQGGTLFLDEIADLPLHMQVKLLRVIASKAVRAIGDSREEPVDVRIISATNRELSGLVADGKFREDLYYRINVIELRVPPLRDRGEDVLLLTEHVLTRLARESAIRSPDMTVDARTALLNYPFPGNVRELENILERALTLSSGNEIDADDLQLRVETPGGGDLEARLREVAISTIQEALQRTGGNKTRAAQALGLTLRQLSYRMKTLGLGDNS, from the coding sequence ATGGGCGCCACTAGTCGCAGACCCCGCGCCTTGGTGGTCGACGATGAGCCCGACATATGCGAGCTCATCGCCCTCACCCTCGAGCGTCTCGATGTGGAAACCCGCGTAGCAGGCGATCTCGCCGGTGCGGCGCGGGCCCTCAAGCAAACGGACTTCGAACTCTGCCTGACCGACCTGCGCCTTCCAGACGGTAGCGGGTTGGAACTAGTTGAGCGCATCGCCATGCACCATGAAGATCTGCCCGTTGCGGTGATTACCGCCCACGGCGATGTGGAGTCGGCGGTCAACGCGCTGAAGCTGGGCGCCTTCGACTTCGTCTCTAAGCCAGTGGAGCTGGATGAGCTGAGACGCCTGGTGAACACTGCCCTGCGCGTCTCACCGAGCAGCGATCAACAGCGTCCTACAACGAAACTCCTAGGCAAGTCGGAGCCCATGCTAGACCTGCAGCGCATGATCGCGCGGGTGGCGAAGGTGCAGGCCCCCGTGCACATCTACGGCGAGGCGGGCGTCGGCAAGGAATTGGTGGCTCGCCTCATCCACGAGAGCGGCCCACGCGCCGAGCAGCCCTTCATCCCGGTCAACTGCGGCGCCATCCCGAGCGAACTGATGGAAAGCGAGTTCTTCGGCCACAAGAAGGGCAGCTTCACGAGCGCGACGAGCGACAAGCTCGGCCTGTTTCAGACGGCCCAGGGCGGCACCCTGTTCCTCGATGAGATTGCGGACCTCCCCCTGCATATGCAGGTGAAGCTCCTGCGCGTCATTGCGAGCAAGGCCGTGCGCGCTATCGGCGACTCGCGCGAGGAACCCGTTGACGTGCGCATCATTAGTGCGACGAATCGGGAACTGTCGGGTTTGGTCGCCGACGGCAAGTTCCGCGAGGATCTGTACTACCGCATCAACGTGATCGAGCTGCGCGTACCGCCCCTTCGCGACCGCGGCGAAGACGTGCTGCTGCTTACCGAGCACGTGCTGACGCGCTTGGCGCGCGAGAGCGCCATACGTTCGCCCGACATGACCGTGGATGCGCGCACCGCCCTGCTGAACTACCCCTTCCCCGGCAACGTGCGTGAGCTGGAGAACATTCTGGAGCGGGCGCTCACCTTGTCTTCGGGCAACGAGATCGATGCCGACGACTTACAGCTGCGGGTGGAGACGCCTGGCGGAGGGGATCTCGAAGCGCGCCTACGTGAGGTCGCCATCAGCACGATTCAGGAGGCACTGCAGCGCACGGGCGGCAACAAGACCCGCGCCGCACAAGCGCTCGGCCTGACCCTGCGCCAATTGAGCTACCGCATGAAGACGCTTGGCCTCGGTGACAACAGTTAA
- the yacG gene encoding DNA gyrase inhibitor YacG — MAHALVTCPTCETQVEWSEASPHRPFCSRRCKLIDLGEWFEESHRIAGDPALDEDGMPLTPPRSPHGD, encoded by the coding sequence ATGGCGCACGCCCTGGTTACCTGCCCAACCTGCGAGACTCAAGTGGAGTGGAGCGAAGCCTCTCCCCATCGCCCATTTTGCAGTCGACGTTGCAAGCTCATCGACCTCGGAGAGTGGTTCGAGGAGAGCCACCGTATTGCGGGCGATCCAGCTCTCGATGAGGACGGAATGCCGCTGACTCCTCCCCGAAGCCCCCACGGCGACTAA
- the zapD gene encoding cell division protein ZapD translates to MSHAATHLSGLDEASESVTYELPLTERMRTFLRLDYLFRQTRFFARGEDAWHSRSAIGALLETLAILNRGDSRSDVLKELDRQAQKLESFRAFPGVDDARLRTLLERVQRCATVLGEAGDRFLSELRANEFLSAINMRSAIPGGTCEFDLPDFKHWSSRPYPERSGDLDYWLTHLGPLEEAIKEVVWLTREGADASPRTASGGLYEQPLEKGTTVQLVRVGLPLDSLRYPEISGSQHRFTVRFREWRGMTHRAEMVTDDVDFLLACC, encoded by the coding sequence ATGTCACACGCTGCTACGCATCTTTCCGGCCTCGATGAGGCCAGTGAGAGCGTGACCTACGAGCTGCCGCTCACTGAGCGCATGCGTACATTTCTGCGCCTCGACTACTTGTTCCGTCAGACCCGCTTCTTCGCACGGGGCGAGGATGCGTGGCATAGCCGGAGCGCGATCGGGGCGTTGCTCGAGACACTCGCCATCCTCAACCGGGGCGACAGCCGCAGTGACGTGCTCAAGGAACTCGATCGGCAGGCTCAGAAGCTCGAGAGCTTCCGCGCCTTCCCCGGCGTCGACGACGCGCGCCTGCGCACGCTATTGGAGCGAGTGCAGCGCTGCGCCACGGTCCTCGGAGAAGCCGGGGATCGCTTCCTCAGCGAACTACGTGCCAATGAGTTTCTAAGCGCGATCAACATGCGCAGCGCCATCCCTGGCGGCACCTGCGAGTTCGATCTACCGGACTTCAAGCACTGGTCTTCCCGTCCCTACCCCGAGCGCAGCGGTGACCTCGACTACTGGCTCACCCACCTAGGACCGTTGGAAGAGGCAATCAAGGAAGTAGTGTGGCTGACGCGCGAAGGCGCGGACGCTAGCCCGCGCACGGCGAGCGGCGGCCTATACGAGCAACCCCTGGAGAAGGGGACGACGGTTCAGCTAGTGCGCGTGGGCCTGCCCCTAGACAGCCTTCGCTACCCCGAAATCAGCGGCAGCCAGCACCGATTCACCGTGCGCTTTCGCGAGTGGCGAGGCATGACCCACCGAGCGGAGATGGTGACGGACGACGTCGACTTCCTGCTCGCCTGTTGCTGA
- the coaE gene encoding dephospho-CoA kinase (Dephospho-CoA kinase (CoaE) performs the final step in coenzyme A biosynthesis.) produces the protein MTPPDDNPTRALKIGITGGIASGKTAVSDHFARLGVPVIDTDVLAREVVEPDTAGLREVVQAFGERVLRPDGALDRARLRGIVFADATARRRLEEILHPRIWKAARGQIEGVQTSYCVVVIPLLAEGGAVDRVDRVLVIDCDPDTQLERLMRRDGATEEAARRVLAAQATRASRLVIADDVLVNDGDLRDLEAEVARLHAQYTVLARARGR, from the coding sequence ATGACGCCGCCAGACGACAATCCCACCCGGGCGCTGAAGATCGGTATCACTGGCGGTATCGCCAGCGGAAAAACTGCGGTCAGCGATCACTTCGCCCGCTTGGGCGTGCCTGTGATCGACACGGATGTGCTCGCCCGAGAGGTGGTCGAGCCGGACACGGCGGGCCTGCGCGAGGTCGTGCAGGCATTCGGCGAGCGCGTCCTGCGACCCGACGGCGCCCTCGATCGGGCTCGCCTGCGCGGGATCGTGTTCGCCGACGCTACGGCTCGCCGACGCCTGGAGGAAATCCTGCACCCGCGGATCTGGAAAGCGGCACGCGGGCAGATCGAAGGAGTGCAAACCTCCTACTGCGTGGTAGTAATTCCACTCCTGGCGGAAGGGGGCGCGGTGGACCGCGTCGACCGCGTGCTGGTCATCGACTGCGATCCCGACACGCAGCTCGAGCGACTGATGCGCCGCGACGGCGCGACGGAGGAAGCGGCGCGTCGCGTTTTGGCGGCACAGGCAACCCGAGCGTCCCGCTTGGTCATCGCCGACGATGTACTGGTAAATGACGGTGACCTTCGCGATCTCGAGGCGGAGGTCGCTCGCCTCCACGCGCAGTACACGGTGCTCGCTAGAGCGCGCGGTCGGTGA
- a CDS encoding HAMP domain-containing sensor histidine kinase has translation MNQDHVQPSAVASEAATPVGFDAAEVPHGPTDFQWRVLSLLNGFRLLVVVLLLALFYLPTGPRAVGSAAPLLFLVTILLYLILAVGSVYLIARREPAPSAQVYLQVLGDILAIATLVYASGGIASGLGNLLVVPIGGASLLMQRRQVGVLPAVAAIALLTEYGIATLSGPAGAANSMSTGLLGATLFVVALAAQPLATRLRESEDLARRRGVDLANMAELNDYVIQHLRESLVVVDSLDQIRLINGAAMQSLDVEGPAVGRRLADFSPRLQTVVDAWREDPARLRSQPSMLASPDGGAMLLPQIAELGRDRPSALLIFLEDQSLIAERAQQSKLAALGRLSASIAHEIRNPVGAMSHAAQLLGESPSLATGDQRLTDIIHQNAKRISSIVDNVLQLSRPRHELAEVQRFALTDWVDGFAAEYAASHQLHEGAVCTLHNDGSIDVRMDPTHLHQVTWNLCDNALKYGAPNADGVGIHLRTGRVSSSRRPYLEVIDYGPGVEQNAVERMFEPFFTSHHGGTGLGLFIARQLCEGSGGALAYTPRGGPGAVFRVTFADPDRWLQEGPYGRH, from the coding sequence TTGAATCAAGACCACGTCCAGCCCAGCGCCGTCGCCTCCGAGGCCGCGACCCCTGTCGGCTTCGACGCCGCCGAGGTGCCGCACGGTCCCACGGACTTTCAATGGCGGGTCCTCTCGCTGTTGAACGGTTTTCGCCTGCTCGTGGTAGTGCTGCTCCTGGCACTGTTCTATCTGCCGACCGGGCCACGAGCAGTCGGCAGCGCCGCCCCGCTGCTCTTCCTGGTCACCATTCTGCTCTACCTGATCCTCGCCGTAGGTTCGGTCTACCTGATCGCACGGCGCGAGCCTGCGCCTTCTGCCCAAGTCTACCTGCAGGTGCTGGGCGACATCCTGGCGATCGCTACGCTGGTGTACGCCAGCGGCGGGATCGCATCGGGGCTGGGCAACCTCCTGGTAGTCCCGATCGGCGGCGCCTCCCTGCTGATGCAACGACGCCAGGTAGGGGTACTGCCAGCCGTGGCCGCCATCGCCCTACTAACCGAGTACGGTATCGCCACCTTGAGCGGGCCGGCCGGCGCGGCCAACTCCATGTCCACAGGTTTGCTAGGCGCGACCCTGTTCGTGGTGGCCCTGGCCGCACAACCGTTGGCGACGCGCCTGCGTGAGAGTGAGGACCTCGCCCGCCGGCGCGGCGTCGACCTGGCCAACATGGCGGAGCTGAACGACTACGTCATCCAGCACTTGCGCGAGAGCCTGGTGGTGGTCGACTCGCTGGACCAGATCCGCCTGATCAATGGCGCCGCGATGCAGTCGCTCGATGTGGAAGGACCGGCTGTCGGCCGCCGCTTGGCGGACTTCTCCCCACGCCTGCAAACTGTGGTTGATGCATGGCGTGAAGACCCAGCTCGGTTGCGATCGCAGCCGTCAATGCTGGCCAGCCCAGACGGCGGCGCCATGCTGCTGCCACAGATCGCCGAACTCGGCCGCGACCGGCCCTCCGCCTTACTCATCTTTCTCGAAGACCAAAGCTTGATCGCTGAGCGTGCGCAACAATCCAAGCTCGCAGCCCTCGGACGGCTGAGTGCCAGCATCGCTCACGAGATCCGCAACCCTGTAGGCGCCATGAGCCATGCAGCCCAGCTGCTGGGGGAATCGCCATCGTTGGCCACGGGCGACCAACGCCTCACGGATATCATCCATCAGAACGCGAAGCGCATCAGTTCCATCGTCGACAACGTGCTGCAGCTGTCGCGCCCGCGCCATGAGTTGGCAGAGGTACAGCGCTTTGCACTGACCGACTGGGTCGATGGCTTCGCCGCCGAGTACGCGGCCTCCCATCAGCTGCACGAGGGTGCCGTATGCACCTTGCACAACGACGGGTCGATCGATGTTCGCATGGACCCCACCCACCTCCATCAGGTGACGTGGAACCTCTGCGACAACGCCCTGAAGTACGGCGCGCCCAATGCCGATGGGGTGGGCATCCACCTGCGCACGGGACGGGTCTCGAGCAGCCGCCGCCCGTACCTGGAAGTCATCGACTACGGACCTGGCGTCGAGCAGAATGCGGTAGAACGTATGTTCGAACCGTTCTTCACGAGCCACCACGGGGGCACCGGCCTTGGCCTTTTCATCGCTCGCCAGCTATGCGAGGGCAGCGGCGGCGCACTCGCCTACACGCCCCGTGGAGGGCCTGGCGCGGTGTTCCGAGTGACCTTCGCCGATCCAGATCGCTGGCTGCAGGAAGGGCCCTATGGGCGCCACTAG
- a CDS encoding pilin encodes MQNVQKGFTLIELMIVVAIIGILAAIAIPAYQDYTQRAQVGEAFTIVTGAKTAIAEFRQTTGAYPTAADVEALTLNLTSPAGQYVDTLTVGDGDGVITVTMANSNVGADVRGGVIEFTPPPPEVLAAGQAFTWSCAAGSPEIANKYLPRSCQTVAGGS; translated from the coding sequence ATGCAGAACGTCCAAAAGGGTTTTACCCTCATCGAACTGATGATCGTGGTTGCGATCATCGGCATTCTCGCCGCCATCGCTATCCCGGCTTACCAGGATTACACCCAGCGCGCCCAGGTGGGTGAGGCATTCACCATCGTGACCGGTGCCAAGACCGCGATCGCAGAGTTCCGTCAGACCACCGGGGCCTACCCGACCGCCGCCGACGTCGAGGCGCTGACGCTCAACCTCACGTCACCGGCCGGCCAGTATGTCGACACGCTGACGGTAGGCGACGGCGACGGCGTGATCACCGTGACCATGGCCAACAGCAACGTGGGCGCCGACGTCCGCGGCGGCGTGATCGAGTTCACCCCGCCCCCACCGGAAGTGCTCGCCGCTGGCCAGGCCTTCACCTGGAGCTGCGCAGCTGGGTCGCCGGAGATTGCCAACAAGTACCTGCCCCGTAGCTGCCAGACTGTGGCCGGCGGCTCCTAA
- a CDS encoding A24 family peptidase, with amino-acid sequence MSALIELLAAYSALLVSTVTLLGLLVGSFLNVVIHRLPRMMETDWRQQCAELTGQAPSAEPSAPYNLLVPRSACPACGHQITAVENIPVISWLLLRGRCSACKTPISVRYPLVELASAALSALVALRFGASAEMLLALGITWALLALALIDFDTTYLPDSITQPLLWAALLVSLWGGGQVSREALALSPASAITGAIAGYLSLWSVYMGFKLLTGKEGMGFGDFKLLAALGAWLGWLALPLIVLLSAVVGAIVGVALIASGKLSRDKPMPFGPFLAAAGWLAMLYGEQLTAFYLR; translated from the coding sequence GTGAGCGCCCTTATCGAGCTGCTCGCCGCTTACTCGGCTCTTCTCGTCAGCACCGTCACGCTGCTCGGTCTGTTGGTCGGCAGCTTCCTGAACGTGGTGATCCATCGCCTGCCGCGCATGATGGAGACCGACTGGCGCCAGCAATGCGCGGAGCTCACGGGCCAGGCCCCGAGCGCCGAGCCCTCGGCGCCCTACAATCTGCTCGTCCCCCGTTCAGCCTGCCCAGCCTGCGGACATCAAATCACCGCCGTCGAGAACATCCCGGTCATCTCCTGGCTACTCCTGCGCGGCCGTTGCTCCGCCTGCAAGACGCCGATCTCCGTGCGTTACCCCCTGGTGGAGCTGGCGAGCGCTGCCCTTAGCGCACTCGTCGCGCTTCGCTTCGGCGCCTCCGCGGAGATGCTCCTGGCACTGGGGATTACCTGGGCCCTGCTCGCCCTAGCGCTAATCGACTTCGACACGACCTACCTTCCCGACAGCATCACTCAACCACTGCTCTGGGCAGCGCTGCTCGTGAGCCTGTGGGGAGGGGGTCAGGTGAGCCGCGAAGCGCTTGCCCTGAGTCCGGCATCTGCGATTACAGGCGCGATCGCAGGCTACCTCAGCCTGTGGTCGGTTTACATGGGGTTCAAGCTACTCACGGGCAAGGAAGGCATGGGGTTCGGTGACTTCAAGTTACTGGCTGCCTTGGGTGCATGGCTCGGCTGGTTGGCCCTGCCGCTAATCGTGCTGCTGTCGGCCGTGGTCGGTGCGATCGTGGGCGTCGCCCTGATCGCGAGCGGCAAGCTGTCGCGGGACAAGCCGATGCCCTTTGGCCCCTTCCTCGCCGCCGCCGGCTGGCTCGCAATGCTCTACGGCGAGCAGCTCACCGCCTTCTACCTGCGCTAA
- the pilB gene encoding type IV-A pilus assembly ATPase PilB, which yields MAVSSANTAGLGGLPRRLLQEGIVEEATLAEAVQTAKDKGKTLVGYLVEHQLADPRDLAIAASSEFGVPLLDLDAMEVDIQTVQQVPENLLTKHRVLPLLKRGAKRLFVGISDPTNLTAIDEIKFAAACSVEAVVVEDDKLQEHLSRALEAADSSSILPSGDDDLDLDNLEVDSVDEEQKDDVTRDDVEDAPIVRFVNKILLDAIQKGASDVHFEPYEKIFRVRTRQDGVLKQVATPPVQLAGKVSARLKVMSRLDIAERRVPQDGRIKMRLSKTRAIDFRVNTCPTLFGEKIVLRILDPSSAKLGIEMLGYEDHQRELYEDALSKPYGMILVTGPTGSGKTVSLYTGLNILNTEDRNISTAEDPAEINLPGINQVNVNPKVGLTFASALKAFLRQDPDIIMVGEIRDLETAEIAIKAAQTGHLVLSTLHTNDAPKTLTRMVDMGVKPYAIASSVTLIIAQRLARRLCEHCKTQLDIPREALLKEGFTEADLDSPNFTLYKPVGCKKCTDGYKGRVGIYQVMPVSETIGRIIMEGGNAMQIADQASAEGVDDLRRAGLNKAMAGITSLEEINRVTVD from the coding sequence TTGGCAGTCTCCAGTGCAAACACCGCCGGTCTGGGCGGCCTTCCGCGGCGTCTCCTGCAGGAAGGGATCGTCGAGGAGGCGACCCTTGCGGAAGCCGTGCAGACGGCCAAGGACAAGGGCAAGACGCTTGTCGGCTACCTGGTGGAGCACCAGCTCGCCGACCCTCGTGATCTGGCTATTGCCGCCTCCAGCGAGTTCGGCGTGCCCCTGCTCGATCTGGACGCCATGGAGGTAGATATCCAGACTGTTCAGCAGGTTCCGGAGAATCTGCTGACCAAGCACCGGGTGCTGCCGCTGCTCAAGCGCGGCGCCAAGCGCCTGTTCGTGGGCATCTCCGATCCCACCAACCTCACGGCCATTGACGAAATCAAGTTCGCCGCTGCCTGCAGCGTCGAAGCCGTGGTGGTGGAGGACGACAAGCTTCAGGAGCATCTCTCCCGCGCGCTCGAGGCCGCGGACTCTAGCAGCATCCTACCCTCGGGCGATGACGATCTAGATCTCGATAACCTCGAGGTCGACAGCGTTGATGAGGAGCAAAAGGACGACGTCACGCGCGATGACGTCGAAGACGCGCCTATCGTGCGCTTCGTTAACAAAATTTTGCTCGATGCCATCCAAAAGGGCGCGTCGGACGTCCACTTCGAGCCCTACGAGAAGATCTTCCGTGTGCGCACTCGTCAGGACGGCGTGCTGAAGCAGGTGGCGACGCCTCCGGTCCAGCTCGCCGGTAAAGTGTCGGCCCGCCTCAAGGTGATGTCTCGCCTGGACATCGCCGAGCGTCGGGTGCCGCAGGACGGCCGCATCAAGATGCGCCTGTCCAAGACGCGCGCGATCGACTTCCGCGTCAACACCTGCCCGACGCTGTTCGGCGAGAAGATCGTGCTGCGTATCCTCGATCCCTCGAGCGCAAAGCTCGGCATCGAGATGCTCGGCTACGAGGACCACCAGCGCGAGCTGTACGAAGACGCGCTCTCCAAGCCCTACGGCATGATCCTGGTCACCGGCCCAACGGGTAGCGGTAAGACTGTCTCGCTCTACACGGGTCTGAACATCCTCAACACCGAGGATCGCAACATCTCCACGGCGGAGGATCCGGCGGAAATCAACCTCCCTGGCATTAACCAGGTAAACGTCAACCCGAAGGTCGGCCTGACCTTCGCCTCGGCGCTCAAGGCCTTCTTGCGTCAGGATCCCGACATCATCATGGTGGGTGAGATTCGTGACCTGGAAACGGCGGAGATCGCGATCAAGGCCGCGCAAACAGGCCACTTGGTGCTCTCCACGCTGCACACGAACGACGCGCCGAAGACCCTCACTCGTATGGTCGACATGGGCGTCAAGCCCTACGCCATCGCGAGCTCGGTGACGCTGATCATCGCCCAGCGCCTGGCTCGGCGCCTCTGCGAGCACTGCAAGACACAGCTCGATATCCCCCGCGAGGCCCTTCTCAAGGAGGGCTTCACGGAGGCTGATTTGGATTCGCCCAACTTCACCCTCTACAAACCCGTCGGCTGCAAGAAGTGCACCGACGGCTACAAGGGACGCGTGGGTATCTACCAGGTGATGCCAGTTAGTGAGACTATTGGGCGAATAATTATGGAAGGCGGCAACGCTATGCAGATCGCCGATCAGGCCAGCGCCGAGGGCGTGGACGACCTGCGCCGCGCCGGCCTGAACAAGGCGATGGCCGGCATCACGAGTCTCGAAGAAATCAACCGCGTCACCGTCGACTGA